Sequence from the Ochrobactrum vermis genome:
AGGCACGCCGCCCGGTGCGCGAGGATATTCTGGAAGCGCTGGACCTTGCAGATGCGGGCATCACCACGGGCGCGGTTTGCGTTTATCCCACCATGGTGCCGCATGCGGTGAAGGCCCTTGAAGGCTCCGGCATTCCGGTTGCCTCCGTTGCGACCGGCTTTCCCGCCGGACTGACCCCGCTGCCGCTCCGCCTTGCTGAAATCGCCTATGCCGTCGAACAGGGCGCACATGAAATCGACATCGTGATTACCCGCGAGCATGTGCTGACACAAAACTGGTCAGCGCTATACGATGAAATCGCTGCCATGCGGGAAGTATGCGGTGAAGCGCATATGAAGGCGATCCTCGCAACCGGCGATCTCAACATGCTGACCAATGTCTATCGCGCCTCGATGGTGGCGATGCAGGCAGGTTCCGATTTCATCAAGACCTCGACGGGCAAGGAAGACGTCAACGCCACCTTGCCGGTGAGCCTGACCATGGTGCGGGCACTACGCGATTACGGCGAGCTGTCCGGCCAGATCGTCGGCTTTAAACCGGCGGGTGGCCTCAAGACCTCCAAGGACGCGCTCGCCTGGCTCAGCCTCATGAAAGAAGAACTCGGCAATCGCTGGCTGGAACCCGATCTGTTCCGCATCGGCGCATCGTCGATGCTTGGCGATATCGAACGGCAATTGGAGCACTTCGTGACCGGACGCTACTCCGCCGCCAACCGCCATGCCGCTGCGTAAGGAATACATTCAAATGCGACCCATCAAGGACATCCTGAAGACCATGGAATATGGACCTTCCCCCGAAGCAAACGGCGATGTGAACCTGTGGCTGGAACAGCATGGCTGCTCTTTCGGCCATTATATCAATGGCGTTTTTGTCAAACCGGAAGGCCGCAAGGCGATTGTCGTCGCCAATCCGGCCAATGGCGACAAGCTCGCCGAAATCATCTGCGGTAATGCGCAAGATGTCGATCAGGCGGTGAAAGCCGCCCGCGCTGCCTTCGGCAAATGGTCCAAACTGTCTGGCTATGAGCGCGCCAAATATCTCTATGCCATCGCCCGCCACATCCAGAAGCGCGAGCGCTTTCTGGCCGTGCTGGAAACCATGGACAACGGCAAGCCGATCCGCGAAACCCGCGATATCGACATTCCGCTCGCCGCCCGTCATTTCTATCATCATGCAGGCTGGGCCGAGATGGTGGAAGACGAATTCAAGGGCTTTTCGCCGGTTGGTGTCTGCGGTCAGGTCATTCCTTGGAATTTCCCGCTTCTCATGCTTGCCTGGAAGATCGCGCCTGCACTTGCCGCCGGTAATACGGTCGTGCTGAAGCCTGCCGACCTGACACCACTCACCGCTATCGCCTTTGCCGAAATCTGCCATGAGGCCGGTCTGCCTGCCGGTGTCGTAAACATCGTACAGGGCGACGGGACCACGGGTGCAGAAATCTGCGGTCATGACGGTGTGGATAAGGTCGCCTTCACCGGCTCGACGCAGGTAGGCCGGGTCATCCGCGAGCAGATTGCCGGTTCGGGCAAGAAGCTGTCGCTGGAATTGGGCGGCAAATCACCTTTCATCGTCTTTGAAGACGCCGATCTCGATGCCGCAGTTGAAGGCGTCGTCGATGCCATCTGGTTCAATCAGGGCGAAGTTTGCTGCGCCGGTTCGCGCCTATTTGTGCAGGAAGGCATTGCCGACCGCTTCTATACCAAGCTCAGAAAGCGCCTCGAGACACTGCGCGTTGGTGATCCACTCGACAAATCCACAGATGTCGGCGCCATCGTTTCGCCCGGTCAGGTGAAGCGCATTTCCGATCTCATCCAGAAAGGCATCGAGGAAGGTGGTGCTCTCTGGCAGACGCCGAACCCGCTTCCGGCCAAGGGCAACTATATCGCGCCCGGCTTTTTCACCGAGGTGGATCAGGCATCAACCGTCTGTCAGGTGGAAATCTTCGGGCCCATTGCGGCGGCGACCACTTTCCGCACTCCGGACGAGGCCGTCTCGCTCGCCAACAACACGCGCTACGGGCTAGCCGCCTCGATCTGGTCCGAGAACATCAATGTCGCGCTTGATCTCGCTGCTCGGGTAAAGGCCGGTGTCGTCTGGATCAATTGCACCAATATGCTGGATGCAGGCGCGGGCTTTGGCGGCTATCGTGAAAGCGGTTTCGGTCGCGAGGGTGCACGCGAAGGCATGTACGAATATCTCGTCTCCGATTGGGAAAAGGCGCTCGTCGCTCCCAAGGCTATCGAAAACTTCGCGCCTTCAGCCTCACCATCTGGCGACGACAAGATCATCATCGACGGCATTGATCGCACGATGAAAAACTATATTGGCGGCAAGCAGGCCCGCCCCGACGGCGGCTACGGCTATTCGGTAACAGGCAAAGGCGGGGCGGTCATCGGTCAGGCTGGCATCGGTAACCGCAAAGACATCCGCAATGCGGTTGAAGCAGCGGCCAAGGCTTCCAGCTGGAGCAGTGCAACCGCCCATAACCGTGCGCAGGTACTGTACTATCTCGGTGAGAACCTTGATGCGCGCCGTACGGATTTCATCGCGCGGCTGGTCGAAAGCACCAGCATCAGTCAGAAAAAGGCCGAAGAAGAATTCGAAAACGCACTGCGCCGCATTTTCTATTACGCCGCACAGGCCGACAAGTTCGATGGAGCTGTTCATTCCACCAAGTCGCGTCATGTGACGCTGGCAATGCACGAACCATGGGGCGTAATGGGCATCGTCTGCCCGGACGAAGCGCCGCTTCTCTCGCTCGTCTCCCTGGTTCTGCCTGCCATCGCCATGGGTAATCGGGCGGTGGTGGTGCCTTCGAGCCGCCATCCGCTGATCGCAGGCGATTTCTATCAGGTACTCGACACGTCCGACGTACCCGGCGGTGTGGTCAATATCGTCACTGGCGAACGCGACCTTTTGACGAAGACACTTGCCGAGCATGATGATGTTGCAGCACTCTGGTATTTCGGCTCGCGCGAGGGCAGTGCCATGGTGGAAAAGGCGTCGGCGGGCAATCTCAAAGCAACCTGGGTCAACAATGGCCGCCAGCCCAACTGGCTCAACAAGGCGAATGGACAAGGCCGGAATTATCTGCGCCGCGCGATACAGGTAAAGAACATCTGGGTGCCTTACGGGGCATAGGATCACACATCAAAGGGCCCGCTTTCGCGGGCCTTTTGTTGAGCGGTCTGCGCTCACTGCGGCACCCACAGAATAGCGTCCGGGTTGATCCCGAGCAGCAACGCCTGCGCGACCGCACGTGCCTTTAATTCCGCGCCTGCGTCAGGCTCGCGCGAAAGCACCCAGAAATAGCTTCGCGTCGAACCGACAATGATTGACCACTGATAGTCCTCTTCATCGACATCCACGATATTATAGCCGCCATAGAACGGCCCAAAGAAAGAAACTTTCAACGCGCCTTCGTCGGCGGACCGTACAAAGCTGGCGGTTCCTGTGGCTTGCGTCCAGCGCCCTTTCCATGGATCGAAGCCGCGATTGACCACTTTGACGGTTTGATCGGACTTCAATGAATATTCGGCAGTCGTCCGGGTCAGGCCGCGCTCAAAGCGGTTTTCCAGTCGCCCGACCTCATGCCATTTACCCAGATAGCGTGTGAGATCGAAGGGCTTCACCGGCACAATTCCCTGCGGGATTTGGGGCGATCTTGCCCGTGTCAGCGCGTATCCCACAGCCAGCCCCGTCAGGCCAAGAGCGAGTTTTCCAAATCTCATCGTCTTCCCTTCCTTTGTCGCATGAAAGGACAAACCGATGCGATGGCGATTGGTTCCGAAGCCCAAACAAGACGCATTTCCGCAGCGTCATCCAACTGTCACGCAATCGGAATAGAAGCTCCCAAGCCATTTGGATTGCGGGAAAATGTTACACTCCTCTAATATAAAAGCGGATATCGCCGTTCGGGCTGAAGGGCTGAATTTGGCCTATGGCCCGGCCACCATCTTGAAAAATATCGATCTTTCGCTGCCCAGAGGACAAACGCTCGCCCTGCTCGGACCATCCGGTTGCGGCAAGACAACTCTGCTTCGTCTCGTAGCTGGTCTTCTCGCTCCGACGAAAGGGACAATCACAATCAACGGCGTCACCGTTGCGAATGCCTCGACAGGCTCGTTCATTCCGCCGGAAAAGCGTCATCTCGGCATGGTGTTTCAGGATTATGCGCTTTGGCCGCATATGACTGTTTTCGGCAATGTATCCTTCCCTCTCGAGATGCGTGGGCTCGGCCGCGCGGAGCGCGAAAAGCGTGTTGCCTCTGCACTCGATCGCGTCGGCCTGACCGGGTTCGGTGAGCGTGCCATCAGTGATATGTCGGGCGGCCAGCAGCAGCGTGTTGCCATTGCCCGCGCCATCGTCGCCGAACCAGGACTGGTGCTGTTCGACGAACCGCTTTCCAATCTCGACCGTGAACTGCGCGAAAACATGGTCACCGAGATCGGGCAGCTTGTCGCCAATCTCGGCCTGACCGCGATCTACGTCACGCATGACCAGAGCGAAGCATTCTCGCTTGCCGATCAGGTGGCCGTCATGCGCGCCGGTGTGATCGAACAGCTCGCGGCACCCGAAGCCCTCGTCGCCGAACCGACGACACCGGAGGTCGCCGATTTTCTGCGGCTCGGCTGTGTGGTGCCGGTGGAGCGGCGCGACGATGCCTACCGAATTGCGCGCACCGAAATCCACATCGCCCATGATTCCGCCGCAGGACATGCAACGCATGTGTTGTTGCCGTCACGTTCGGTTCGCAGCGTTCCCGTTCATGACGCTGCAATTCCAGCAACAGTCCTGCGCTCGCAGTTTCGCGGTGACGGCCATTTGACCACCGTGCGCATCGGCTCACATCAGGACGGTCACGAACTGACCTATCTCGACAGTATCCGCCTTTCACCCGGCGCTCCGGTTGGCATTTCCGTCGATGCCAGCCAGCTACGCTGGTTTTCGAAATAAGACCATCACATCAGGCAATATCTCAGGAGGCACAGATGAAGAAATCCATTCTCGGCGCGGGACTTGCGCTTGTCACCGCTTTGCTCGCCAGCACGGCGGCCTATGCGGACATCACGGTCTATTCGGCAGGCCCCGGCAGTCTGATTGAGAAGCTGGCTGCGGGCTTCACCGCCAAGACCGGCGCAAAGGTCAATGTCTTTCAGGCAACGACCGGCAAGGTTATGGCCCGCATCGAAGCCGAAGCTGCAAATCCGGTTGTCGACGTTCTGATTTCAGCTTCGTGGGACACGGCAACCGATTTCGCCAAGCGCGACTGGCTGGTCGCCTATACCAGCCCGAACGCCGCGAAAGTGCCGGATTTCCTCAAGAATGAAACGGCAGTCGCACAAGGCGTCTCCGCCCTGGGCATTGCGTGGAACCCGGCAAGCAAGACGCCGAAGCCCACCGAATGGGCCGATCTTGCCAAGCCTGAATACAAGGATCTGGTCAACCTGCCGGACCCGGCACAGTCAGGCGCAACTTTTGAACTCGTTGCCGCTCTTCAGGCGCAGCAGGGCTGGGATCTGTTCAAGAACCTGCACGAAAACGGTGCCGCTGTCGCCGGCGCCAATGCAGAGGCTCTGAACCCCGTTCTTCAGGGCGCCAAGGCCGCAGTGTTTGGTGCGGTCGACTACATCTCGCTTGCAGGCAAGGCCAAGGGTGAATCCATCGACGTCATTTTTCCGGCGTCCGGCACCGTGATCGCGCCGCGCCCGGCCATGATCCTCAAATGGTCGAAGAACCAGGACGAGGCCAAGCAGTTCGTCGATTACATGCTGTCCGATGAAGGCCAGAAAATGGTTGCCGACACCTATCTGATGCCGTCGCGCACCGATATTCCGGCCAATCGCCCACTGATCGGCGATCTCAAAATCCTGCCGGTCGACGCCAAGGAAGTCTATGGCAAGCGCAGCGAAACGCTGAAGGAATTCGGCGCTGCCTTTGCCGTCAGCAACTGATTTTTGAAGGACAGGCAGACATGAAGACAAGCAGTGCGGCGGCTGGCAATCCGCTCGGTTTCGTTGCGGTTGCAGGGCTCGCATTCATCGTCGCGGTGCCGTTTGTCTTTATTGTCCTTCAGGCAATCTTTCCGCAATTGGGGAGAGGCTCGCTCGCCGAGCCTTTCCTGCATCTGTCCGCCTTGTTCGAAGATCCGAAACTTTTGCGCATGAGCGGCAATACCGTGCTGCTCGGGCTTTCTGTGGTGGCGCTTTCCGCGCTCATCGCTGTTCCGCTTGCGGTTTTCAGGGCGCTCTACAAGGTGCCTTTCGCCGTTTTGTGGGACGTGCTGATGCTCGTGCCCTTCATGATCCCGCCTTATATCGCCACACTTGGCTGGATCATGACCTTGCAGCCACGCGGCTATCT
This genomic interval carries:
- the deoC gene encoding deoxyribose-phosphate aldolase — encoded protein: MTEALPRNNGTPLKPEWFEDVSVNRSASERRAATISARRSVKKEYQAAWLIRAIQCIDLTTLAGDDTAGRVRRLCAKARRPVREDILEALDLADAGITTGAVCVYPTMVPHAVKALEGSGIPVASVATGFPAGLTPLPLRLAEIAYAVEQGAHEIDIVITREHVLTQNWSALYDEIAAMREVCGEAHMKAILATGDLNMLTNVYRASMVAMQAGSDFIKTSTGKEDVNATLPVSLTMVRALRDYGELSGQIVGFKPAGGLKTSKDALAWLSLMKEELGNRWLEPDLFRIGASSMLGDIERQLEHFVTGRYSAANRHAAA
- a CDS encoding aldehyde dehydrogenase family protein, whose protein sequence is MRPIKDILKTMEYGPSPEANGDVNLWLEQHGCSFGHYINGVFVKPEGRKAIVVANPANGDKLAEIICGNAQDVDQAVKAARAAFGKWSKLSGYERAKYLYAIARHIQKRERFLAVLETMDNGKPIRETRDIDIPLAARHFYHHAGWAEMVEDEFKGFSPVGVCGQVIPWNFPLLMLAWKIAPALAAGNTVVLKPADLTPLTAIAFAEICHEAGLPAGVVNIVQGDGTTGAEICGHDGVDKVAFTGSTQVGRVIREQIAGSGKKLSLELGGKSPFIVFEDADLDAAVEGVVDAIWFNQGEVCCAGSRLFVQEGIADRFYTKLRKRLETLRVGDPLDKSTDVGAIVSPGQVKRISDLIQKGIEEGGALWQTPNPLPAKGNYIAPGFFTEVDQASTVCQVEIFGPIAAATTFRTPDEAVSLANNTRYGLAASIWSENINVALDLAARVKAGVVWINCTNMLDAGAGFGGYRESGFGREGAREGMYEYLVSDWEKALVAPKAIENFAPSASPSGDDKIIIDGIDRTMKNYIGGKQARPDGGYGYSVTGKGGAVIGQAGIGNRKDIRNAVEAAAKASSWSSATAHNRAQVLYYLGENLDARRTDFIARLVESTSISQKKAEEEFENALRRIFYYAAQADKFDGAVHSTKSRHVTLAMHEPWGVMGIVCPDEAPLLSLVSLVLPAIAMGNRAVVVPSSRHPLIAGDFYQVLDTSDVPGGVVNIVTGERDLLTKTLAEHDDVAALWYFGSREGSAMVEKASAGNLKATWVNNGRQPNWLNKANGQGRNYLRRAIQVKNIWVPYGA
- a CDS encoding lipocalin family protein, whose translation is MRFGKLALGLTGLAVGYALTRARSPQIPQGIVPVKPFDLTRYLGKWHEVGRLENRFERGLTRTTAEYSLKSDQTVKVVNRGFDPWKGRWTQATGTASFVRSADEGALKVSFFGPFYGGYNIVDVDEEDYQWSIIVGSTRSYFWVLSREPDAGAELKARAVAQALLLGINPDAILWVPQ
- a CDS encoding ABC transporter ATP-binding protein gives rise to the protein MLHSSNIKADIAVRAEGLNLAYGPATILKNIDLSLPRGQTLALLGPSGCGKTTLLRLVAGLLAPTKGTITINGVTVANASTGSFIPPEKRHLGMVFQDYALWPHMTVFGNVSFPLEMRGLGRAEREKRVASALDRVGLTGFGERAISDMSGGQQQRVAIARAIVAEPGLVLFDEPLSNLDRELRENMVTEIGQLVANLGLTAIYVTHDQSEAFSLADQVAVMRAGVIEQLAAPEALVAEPTTPEVADFLRLGCVVPVERRDDAYRIARTEIHIAHDSAAGHATHVLLPSRSVRSVPVHDAAIPATVLRSQFRGDGHLTTVRIGSHQDGHELTYLDSIRLSPGAPVGISVDASQLRWFSK
- a CDS encoding ABC transporter substrate-binding protein, with the protein product MKKSILGAGLALVTALLASTAAYADITVYSAGPGSLIEKLAAGFTAKTGAKVNVFQATTGKVMARIEAEAANPVVDVLISASWDTATDFAKRDWLVAYTSPNAAKVPDFLKNETAVAQGVSALGIAWNPASKTPKPTEWADLAKPEYKDLVNLPDPAQSGATFELVAALQAQQGWDLFKNLHENGAAVAGANAEALNPVLQGAKAAVFGAVDYISLAGKAKGESIDVIFPASGTVIAPRPAMILKWSKNQDEAKQFVDYMLSDEGQKMVADTYLMPSRTDIPANRPLIGDLKILPVDAKEVYGKRSETLKEFGAAFAVSN